A genomic region of Miscanthus floridulus cultivar M001 chromosome 3, ASM1932011v1, whole genome shotgun sequence contains the following coding sequences:
- the LOC136542784 gene encoding probable serine/threonine-protein kinase At1g54610: MGCVHGRPTTSSPAPVATSSRRRDHPAVTQPQQEGVDSSDAAATVPPADAAAPDQQAAEKPEKVKRERRSRSSRSAAAAAAAAHAEVRLGGSFANKARGEQVAAGWPAWLSAVAGEAIGGWTPRRADSFEKIDKIGQGTYSNVYKARDSLSGKIVALKKVRFDNLEPESVRFMAREILILRRLDHPNVIKLDGLVTSRMSCSLYLVFDYMVHDLAGLAASPDIKFTLPQVKCYVHQLLSGLEHCHNLGVLHRDIKGSNLLLDNNGVLKIGDFGLASFFDPNHKQPMTSRVVTLWYRPPELLLGATDYGVGVDLWSAGCILAELLAGKPIMPGRTEVEQLHKIFKLCGSPTEEYWKKSKLPHATIFKPQQPYKRRIADTFKDFPQTAIRLIETLLAIDPADRLTATSALNSDFFATEPYACEPSSLPQYPPSKEMDAKRRDEQARRLRAAGGRANGDGTRKTRTRDRPRAVPAPEANAELQANIDKRRLITHANAKSKSEKFPPPHQDGALGFPLGCSNHMEPSFEPPDPSSFSTIFPYDKSAVPTWSGPLADSAASNQKRKHPATARAR; this comes from the exons ATGGGCTGCGTGCACGGCCGCCCCACCACCTCCAGCCCCGCGCCCGTCGCCACCTCCTCCCGCCGCCGGGACCATCCCGCGGTCACCCAGCCGCAGCAGGAAGGGGTCGATTCCTCCGACGCCGCCGCAACGGTGCCGCCGGCGGACGCCGCGGCGCCGGACCAGCAGGCGGCCGAGAAGCCCGAGAAGGTCAAGCGGGAGCGGCGGTCGCGGTCGTCACgctccgcagccgccgccgcggcaGCGGCGCACGCCGAGGTGCGCCTGGGAGGGAGCTTCGCCAACAAGGCGCGCGGCGAGCAGGTCGCCGCCGGCTGGCCTGCCTGGCTCTCCGCCGTCGCCGGCGAGGCCATCGGTGGCTGGACCCCTCGCCGCGCCGACTCCTTCGAGAAGATCGACAAG ATCGGCCAGGGCACGTACAGCAATGTGTACAAGGCGCGGGACTCGCTGAGCGGCAAGATCGTGGCGCTCAAGAAGGTGCGCTTCGACAACCTGGAGCCCGAGAGCGTGCGGTTCATGGCGCGCGAGATCCTCATCCTGCGCCGCCTCGACCACCCCAATGTCATCAAGCTCGACGGGCTCGTCACCTCCCGCATGTCGTGCAGCCTCTACCTCGTCTTCGACTACATGGTCCACGATCTCGCCGGCCTCGCCGCCAGCCCCGACATCAAGTTCACGCTGCCCCAG GTCAAGTGCTATGTGCATCAGCTGTTGTCAGGGCTCGAGCACTGCCACAACCTGGGAGTGCTACATCGCGACATCAAGGGATCAAATCTGCTTTTGGACAACAACGGTGTGCTGAAGATTGGTGATTTCGGTCTGGCGTCCTTCTTCGACCCCAACCATAAACAGCCAATGACGAGTCGGGTGGTGACACTCTGGTACCGCCCTCCAGAGTTGCTGCTGGGTGCGACGGATTATGGAGTTGGCGTCGACTTGTGGAGTGCAGGATGTATACTGGCTGAATTGCTGGCTGGAAAGCCTATTATGCCTGGACGGACTGAG GTGGAACAGCTGCATAAAATTTTTAAGCTATGTGGCTCTCCGACGGAAGAATATTGGAAAAAATCAAAGTTGCCTCATGCAACTATATTTAAGCCTCAACAGCCATATAAAAGGCGAATAGCGGATACATTCAAAGATTTCCCTCAAACAGCAATTCGACTGATTGAGACACTACTTGCAATTGATCCAGCTGATCGGTTAACAGCAACTTCTGCATTAAACAGTGAC TTCTTTGCAACAGAGCCTTATGCGTGTGAACCATCAAGTCTGCCCCAATACCCACCAAGCAAAGAGATGGATGCGAAACGAAGAGACGAACAAGCTAGACG CTTAAGGGCTGCTGGTGGTAGAGCTAATGGAGATGGAACAAGGAAAACAAGGACACGGGATCGGCCTAGGGCTGTTCCAGCTCCAGAGGCAAACGCCGAACTGCAAGCAAATATTGAT AAAAGAAGGTTAATAACTCATGCAAATGCGAAGAGCAAGAGTGAGAAGTTCCCACCACCGCACCAGGATGGTGCGCTTGGATTTCCCTTGGGCTGTTCGAATCACATGGAACCTTCATTTGAGCCCCCAGACCCTTCTTCCTTCAGCACCATATTTCCTTATGACAAAAGTGCAGTGCCTACCTGGTCCGGACCATTGGCAGACTCTGCAGCTAGCAACCAGAAGCGGAAACACCCAGCAACTGCCCGTGCTAGATGA
- the LOC136547431 gene encoding uncharacterized protein, which translates to MQAAAARARRLLASPAASGIPGILSGPTPGRASYAEGVLLHRLDGAPASPSSPHHARGFSSSCFASRSPCNLLSPTIASRWLSEKSVNYHMTTARFSTEASDKDHPTEAVEEMYQKMLKSVEAKTMPPNAWLWSMIDSCSIKEDIKLLFQILQKLRVFRLSNLRISANFNENLCRKVTEACARVGAIDYGLKALWKHNVYGITPTIGSVHYLLQHAKEQNDTKLMENVIHVLLRNFLLLQPGTADIVFSICYNADRWDLLSKYAERFVKAGVKLHRAAFDIWMDFAAKVGDSQSIWNINSLRGRSVKHYTLASGFACAKGSLLDRKPENAAAMIKLLYKHLPDQKKPFVKDELEKLIAEWPTEVVKRQKKDNRKALEEALIKDIPTMVDCLTKSGLDIPVVLDKLATPQLQVA; encoded by the exons ATgcaggccgccgccgcgcgcgcacGCCGCCTCCTCGCGTCCCCGGCGGCCTCGGGGATCCCCGGAATACTCTCCGGACCGACCCCAGGGCGCGCATCCTACGCCGAGGGCGTTCTCCTTCACCGTCTCGATGGCGCCCCCGCCTCGCCGTCCTCTCCGCATCATGCCAGGGgcttctcctcctcctgcttCGCCTCCCGGTCGCCAT GTAACCTCCTATCGCCGACCATAGCTTCTCGATGGTTGAGTGAGAAATCAGTAAACTATCACATGACAACAGCACGCTTCTCAACGGAAGCAAGTGACAAGGACCACCCTACAG AAGCTGTAGAGGAGATGTACCAGAAAATGTTGAAATCTGTTGAAGCTAAGACCATGCCTCCAAATGCCTGGTTGTGGTCGATGATTGATAGCTGCTCCATTAAGGAGGACATCAAACTTCTTTTTCAAATTTTGCAGAAACTCAGAGTATTT AGACTATCAAATCTTCGAATCAGCGCAAACTTCAATGAGAATCTCTGCAGGAAAGTAACTGAGGCTTGTGCTCGTGTAGGCGCCATCGATTATG GGTTGAAGGCTTTATGGAAGCATAATGTCTATGGAATAACACCAACAATTGGTTCTGTTCATTATCTACTG CAACATGCTAAAGAGCAAAATGACACCAAACTAATGGAAAACGTAATTCATGTCCTATTGAGAAATTTCTTACTGCTGCAACCAGGCACAGCTGATATAGTCTTCAG CATCTGCTATAATGCTGATAGATGGGATTTACTCTCAAAATACGCGGAGAGATTTGTTAAGGCAGGTGTCAAACTGCACCGTGCTGCATTTGACATTTGGATGGACTTTGCTGCCAAAGTTG GGGATTCTCAATCTATTTGGAACATTAATAGTCTAAGAGGCAGGTCTGTCAAACATTATACTCTTGCATCAGGTTTTGCATGTGCAAAG GGGTCTCTGCTTGATCGGAAGCCAGAAAATGCCGCTGCCATGATTAAACTCCTTTACAAG CATTTGCCTGATCAGAAGAAACCATTTGTGAAAGATGAACTCGAGAAACTTATTGCTGAATGGCCTACGGAGGTGGTAAAAAGGCAGAAGAAAGATAATAGGAAG GCGTTGGAGGAAGCTTTGATCAAGGACATCCCTACGATGGTCGACTGCCTGACAAAGTCCGGCCTCGACATCCCTGTGGTTCTGGACAAGCTTGCCACCCCACAGCTCCAAGTGGCTTAG